One genomic region from Acidobacteriota bacterium encodes:
- a CDS encoding DUF2934 domain-containing protein: protein MVTEIRRNNWARFCRKFNAGNQYRQATVNLGQKSKGEVEINRDAPLMGIAIGRKGRLIDSIDVFTGRYDPENVTQPAVSVREPVKVMLETTPDGTDNRLSVESKDGTRASIILSGESSPQRYRNFVEKVAYTLSERRGFVPGNDVDDWCEAENRVREAQLQFTG, encoded by the coding sequence ATGGTTACCGAAATCAGGCGAAACAACTGGGCGCGTTTCTGCCGGAAGTTCAATGCCGGCAATCAATACCGGCAAGCGACCGTTAACCTCGGACAGAAGAGCAAGGGGGAGGTTGAAATCAACCGCGACGCCCCGTTGATGGGAATCGCCATTGGCAGGAAAGGCCGGCTGATCGACAGCATTGACGTGTTCACCGGCCGCTACGATCCGGAGAACGTCACGCAACCGGCCGTCTCAGTCCGGGAACCGGTCAAAGTCATGCTGGAAACGACCCCTGATGGTACCGACAACCGCCTCAGCGTTGAAAGCAAGGACGGAACCAGGGCCAGCATCATTCTCTCAGGAGAAAGCAGCCCCCAGCGGTACCGCAACTTCGTTGAAAAGGTAGCCTATACCCTCAGCGAACGGCGCGGCTTTGTCCCTGGGAATGACGTAGACGACTGGTGCGAGGCTGAAAACAGGGTCCGTGAGGCTCAACTGCAGTTTACCGGCTGA